From Glycine max cultivar Williams 82 chromosome 11, Glycine_max_v4.0, whole genome shotgun sequence, the proteins below share one genomic window:
- the CRK25 gene encoding cysteine-rich receptor-like protein kinase 10 — protein MIHSLMVSKPFQLLLLCTFALFSGVVFADPPYYICSTSSSFAKGSSFENNLTNLLSSLSSIASNYKFYNTSSYGIGPDRVYGLYMCLDYITNESCKTCITTATEDIVKLCPRATEAVVWEELCQLRYSNSNFMGMLNVTGNIGLDNKQNLSEPEKFESAVNQTISNLTKVASFGVSANMYATGEVPFEDETIYALVQCTRDLTASDCSRCLQSAIGDIPGCCYASIGGRVLSRSCYLRYEFYAFYHGATGPTDSSIGKKEGENNSSKIWVITGIIVVVGLVIVFFIFGLYLVRNKRKRQSKNGIDNHQINLGSLRVATNNFSDLNKLGQGGFGPVYKGKLSDGQEVAIKRLSTCSEQGSEEFINEVLLIMQLQHKNLVKLLGFCVDGEEKLLVYEFLPNGSLDVVLFDPNQRERLDWTKRLDIINGIARGILYLHEDSRLKIIHRDLKASNILLDYDMNPKISDFGMARIFAGSEGEANTATIVGTYGYMAPEYAMEGLYSIKSDVFGFGVLLLEIIAGKRNAGFYHSKNTPSLLSYAWHLWNEGKEMELIDPLLVDSCPGDEFLRYMHIGLLCVQEDAYDRPTMSSVVLMLKNESAMLGQPERPPFSLGRFNANEPGCEDYSLNFLTLSDIVPQ, from the exons ATGATTCATTCTCTAATGGTTTCAAAACCCTTTCAATTGCTCCTTCTTTGcacttttgctttattttcagGCGTTGTATTTGCCGATCCTCCGTATTATATTTGTTCCACAAGCAGCAGTTTTGCAAAAGGCAGTTCTTTTGAAAACAATCTAACGAACCTCCTTTCCTCTTTATCCTCCATTGCTTCAAACTACAAATTCTATAATACTTCTTCGTATGGGATTGGCCCAGATAGAGTTTATGGCCTCTACATGTGCCTCGACTATATTACAAACGAATCATGCAAGACATGCATCACTACAGCAACAGAGGACATTGTCAAACTCTGTCCTCGAGCCACAGAAGCAGTTGTTTGGGAGGAGTTGTGTCAATTACGTTATTCCAACAGCAATTTCATGGGTATGTTGAATGTCACAGGGAACATTGGCTTAGATAATAAACAGAATCTTTCAGAGCCAGAGAAATTTGAGTCTGCTGTGAATCAGACAATAAGTAATCTTACTAAGGTGGCATCTTTTGGTGTTTCGGCAAACATGTATGCTACTGGAGAAGTCCCCTTTGAGGATGAAACAATATATGCCTTAGTGCAGTGCACCAGAGATTTAACTGCCAGTGATTGCAGTAGGTGCCTGCAAAGTGCCATTGGAGATATACCAGGTTGCTGCTATGCCTCCATTGGGGGTAGAGTTCTGAGCCGTAGCTGTTATTTGAGGTATGAATTTTACGCCTTTTATCATGGTGCAACAGGACCCACGGATTCTTCAATTGGGAAGAAAGAAGGCGAAA aTAATTCAAGCAAAATATGGGTTATTACAGGAATTATAGTTGTGGTTGGCTTGGTGatagtatttttcattttcgGACTGTACCTTGTCAGGAATAAAAGAAAACGGCAGA GTAAGAATGGAATAGACAATCATCAAATCAATCTTGGATCTCTTCGAGTGGCTACCAATAATTTTTCTGATTTGAATAAGCTTGGACAAGGTGGCTTTGGCCCTGTTTACAAG ggGAAACTTAGTGATGGTCAAGAAGTAGCAATCAAGAGGCTCTCAACTTGCTCTGAACAAGGCTCAGAGGAATTCATAAACGAGGTTCTTCTGATAATGCAACTTCAACACAAAAATCTTGTAAAGCTTCTTGGATTTTGTGTAGATGGAGAAGAGAAGCTTCTGGTATATGAATTTTTACCCAATGGCAGTCTTGATGTTGTACTCTTTG ATCCAAACCAACGTGAACGACTAGATTGGACTAAACGCCTGGATATCATAAATGGAATAGCAAGGGGGATACTATATCTTCATGAGGATTCTCGACTAAAAATAATCCATAGAGACCTAAAAGCAAGTAATATATTGTTGGACTATGACATGAACCCAAAGATCTCAGACTTTGGAATGGCAAGGATATTTGCAGGAAGTGAAGGTGAAGCTAACACTGCTACAATAGTTGGCACATA TGGGTATATGGCTCCAGAGTATGCAATGGAGGGACTGTATTCCATAAAATCTGATGTTTTTGGGTTTGGTGTACTATTGCTTGAGATCATTGCAGGGAAACGTAACGCGGGTTTCTATCACTCTAAAAACACTCCAAGCCTTCTATCATAT GCATGGCATCTATGGAATGAGGGAAAGGAGATGGAATTAATTGATCCCTTGTTAGTTGATTCATGCCCCGGAGATGAGTTTTTGAGATACATGCATATTGGACTGCTATGTGTTCAAGAAGATGCATATGATAGGCCAACCATGTCTTCCGTTGTTTTGATGTTGAAGAATGAATCAGCAATGTTAGGCCAACCAGAAAGACCACCTTTCTCTCTTGGGAGATTCAATGCTAATGAGCCAGGTTGCGAAGATTACTCACTCAATTTCTTAACTTTGTCAGATATAGTGCCCCAGTGA
- the LOC100815716 gene encoding probable UDP-3-O-acylglucosamine N-acyltransferase 2, mitochondrial yields MIKKPQMLNVIIGNNVEIGANTCIDRGSWRDTVIGDNSKIDNLVQNCLLCGQVGIAGSAMRLCDYGRKGSSTRSFIHHIKASCVTKDIKEPGDYGGFPAVLIHQWRIQVASRCQTLG; encoded by the exons ATGATAAAGAAGCCTCAG ATGTTGAATGTAATAATTGGGAACAATGTGGAAATTGGTGCAAATACCTGCATTGATAGAGGCAG CTGGCGAGATACAGTTATTGGGGACAAttcaaaaatagataatttagtTCAG AATTGTTTGCTTTGTGGACAAGTTGGGATTGCAGGTTCAGCAAT GAGATTATGTGACTACGGAAGGAAGGGTAGCAGTACGAGATCATTTATCCATCATATCAAAG CAAGTTGTGTAACCAAGGACATCAAAGAGCCTGGGGACTATGGTGGCTTTCCAGCT GTTTTAATTCACCAATGGCGGATACAAGTTGCCAGTAGATGTCAGACTCTG GGGTAG